One Bartonella tribocorum CIP 105476 genomic window carries:
- the rpsN gene encoding 30S ribosomal protein S14: MAKVSAVEKNKRREVMVKRYAARRARLKAIVMDQKVSLEERFKASVQLAELPRNSSKVRIRNRCEVSGRPRAYYRKLKMSRIALRELGSIGHIPGIVKSSW; this comes from the coding sequence ATGGCCAAAGTAAGTGCCGTTGAAAAAAATAAGCGTCGTGAGGTGATGGTGAAGCGTTATGCAGCACGTCGTGCACGTCTGAAAGCAATCGTTATGGATCAGAAGGTTTCTCTTGAGGAACGTTTTAAAGCTTCTGTTCAATTGGCAGAATTGCCACGTAATTCTTCCAAGGTTCGTATTCGTAATCGCTGTGAGGTTTCAGGTCGTCCGAGGGCTTATTATCGTAAGTTAAAAATGTCACGGATTGCATTGCGTGAACTTGGTTCTATTGGCCATATTCCTGGTATTGTAAAGTCTAGTTGGTAA
- the rplE gene encoding 50S ribosomal protein L5 — MAEERQIPRMKTHYFEVIRKALQEKFNYKNAMQIPRIDKIVINMGIGEATADSKKPSLAAEDLGLITGQKAVVTRARNSIATFKVREGMPLGAKVTLRKDRMFEFLDRLVTIALPRVRDFRGLNPKSFDGRGNFAMGIKEHIVFPEINYDKVDQIWGMDIIVCTTAKTDDEARELLRAFNFPFRS; from the coding sequence ATGGCTGAGGAAAGACAAATACCGCGTATGAAAACGCATTATTTTGAAGTAATTCGTAAAGCACTTCAAGAGAAGTTTAATTACAAAAATGCGATGCAAATTCCGCGGATTGATAAGATTGTAATCAATATGGGGATAGGTGAGGCAACTGCTGATTCGAAGAAACCTTCCCTTGCCGCTGAGGATTTAGGACTCATAACAGGTCAAAAGGCTGTTGTTACCCGTGCGCGTAATTCTATTGCGACCTTTAAAGTTCGTGAAGGAATGCCTCTTGGGGCTAAAGTGACATTGCGTAAAGATCGGATGTTTGAGTTTTTAGATCGTCTTGTTACGATTGCTCTTCCGCGCGTTCGTGACTTTCGTGGTTTAAATCCAAAGAGTTTTGATGGTCGTGGCAATTTTGCTATGGGCATTAAAGAACACATTGTGTTTCCAGAAATTAACTATGATAAGGTTGATCAAATTTGGGGCATGGATATTATCGTTTGTACGACAGCAAAAACGGATGATGAAGCGCGTGAATTATTGCGTGCTTTTAATTTTCCTTTTCGCTCGTAA
- the rplX gene encoding 50S ribosomal protein L24, with protein MQKIRKGDKVVVLSGKDKGCSGEVIKVSPKENKAFVRGINMVKRHQRQTQKQEAGIISKEAPVHLSNLAIADPKDGKPTRVGFRMNADGNKVRFAKRSGELING; from the coding sequence ATGCAGAAGATTCGAAAAGGTGATAAGGTTGTTGTTTTATCCGGTAAGGATAAAGGATGTAGTGGTGAAGTAATTAAGGTTAGTCCGAAAGAGAATAAGGCTTTTGTTCGTGGGATTAATATGGTTAAGCGTCATCAGCGTCAAACGCAGAAGCAAGAAGCAGGAATTATTTCTAAAGAAGCTCCGGTTCATCTGTCTAATTTGGCGATTGCTGATCCTAAAGATGGTAAGCCTACGCGCGTAGGCTTTCGTATGAATGCAGATGGTAATAAGGTACGTTTTGCCAAGCGTTCGGGAGAATTGATTAATGGCTGA
- the rplN gene encoding 50S ribosomal protein L14, giving the protein MIQMQTNLDVADNSGARRVMCIKVLGGSKRKYASVGDIIVVSVKDAIPRGRVKKGDVMKAVVVRTAKDIRRADGSVIRFDSNAAVLVDNKKEPIGTRIFGPVPRELRGRNHMKIISLAPEVL; this is encoded by the coding sequence ATGATTCAGATGCAAACAAACCTCGACGTTGCTGATAATTCTGGTGCTCGTCGTGTCATGTGCATCAAGGTGTTAGGTGGTTCAAAGCGTAAATATGCTTCGGTCGGTGACATTATTGTTGTTTCGGTTAAGGATGCTATTCCTCGTGGCCGTGTTAAAAAGGGTGATGTTATGAAAGCTGTTGTGGTTCGTACTGCTAAGGATATTCGTCGCGCAGATGGTAGTGTCATTCGTTTTGATAGTAATGCTGCGGTTTTAGTGGATAACAAAAAAGAGCCGATTGGTACGCGTATCTTTGGACCAGTTCCCCGTGAATTGCGTGGGAGGAATCATATGAAGATCATCTCGCTTGCTCCTGAAGTGCTATAA
- the rpsQ gene encoding 30S ribosomal protein S17 → MPKRVLQGVVISDKSDKTVVVKVERRYSHPLLKKTVRQSKNYKAHDENNQFKIGDQVSIQESRPISKDKCWIVVKDNVA, encoded by the coding sequence ATGCCTAAACGCGTTTTGCAGGGTGTTGTTATTAGCGACAAAAGCGATAAGACTGTCGTTGTCAAAGTTGAGCGTCGTTATTCTCATCCGCTTCTTAAGAAGACTGTTCGGCAGTCTAAAAATTATAAAGCGCATGACGAAAACAACCAATTCAAGATTGGGGATCAAGTTTCTATTCAAGAATCGAGACCAATTTCGAAAGATAAATGTTGGATTGTTGTAAAAGACAATGTAGCGTAA
- the rpmC gene encoding 50S ribosomal protein L29 → MRARELRAQTLDQMKDELAKLKKEQFNLRFQKATGQLEKTARVRQVRRDIARIKTFLHQKLSESKV, encoded by the coding sequence ATGAGAGCCAGAGAATTACGGGCGCAAACGCTCGACCAAATGAAAGATGAGTTGGCTAAATTAAAGAAAGAGCAATTTAATTTGCGCTTTCAAAAAGCAACAGGTCAATTAGAAAAGACTGCACGTGTTAGACAAGTTCGTCGTGATATTGCGCGCATTAAGACTTTTCTTCATCAAAAATTAAGTGAAAGTAAGGTTTAA
- the rplP gene encoding 50S ribosomal protein L16 has protein sequence MLQPKRTKFRKQFKGRIHGVAKGGTDLNFGAYGLKAVEPERVTARQIEAARRAITRYMKRSGRVWIRIFPDLPVTSKPTEVRMGKGKGSVDYWAARVAPGRVMFELDGVPEDVAREALRLGAAKLPIKTRFIQRIAE, from the coding sequence ATGTTGCAGCCAAAGCGCACAAAGTTCCGTAAGCAGTTCAAGGGCCGTATTCACGGTGTTGCGAAGGGTGGTACGGATTTGAATTTCGGTGCCTACGGTTTGAAGGCTGTTGAGCCGGAGCGGGTTACTGCTCGTCAAATTGAAGCAGCGCGTCGTGCGATTACACGTTATATGAAACGTTCTGGTCGTGTATGGATTCGTATTTTTCCAGATCTTCCGGTTACATCTAAACCGACTGAAGTTCGTATGGGTAAAGGTAAGGGAAGTGTCGATTATTGGGCTGCACGTGTTGCTCCTGGGCGCGTCATGTTTGAGCTTGATGGGGTTCCTGAAGATGTTGCGCGTGAAGCACTAAGGTTGGGCGCTGCAAAGTTGCCTATAAAAACGCGTTTCATTCAGCGTATTGCGGAATAA
- the rpsC gene encoding 30S ribosomal protein S3, whose product MGQKINPIGLRLGVNRTWDSRWYADSGEYGRLLHEDLRIRSYVLEELRQAAISKVVIERPHKKCRVTIHSARPGLIIGKKGADIEKLRRKLSEMTNAETSLNIVEIRKPEIDATIIAQSIAQQLERRVAFRRAMKRAVQSAMRLGAEGIRINCSGRLGGAEIARMEWYREGRVPLHTLRSDVDYGTAEAKTAYGICGIKVWVFKGEILEHDPMASERRATEADQSGSSSNRRRENA is encoded by the coding sequence ATGGGTCAGAAGATCAATCCAATAGGACTTCGTCTTGGTGTTAATCGGACCTGGGATTCTCGTTGGTATGCTGATAGTGGTGAGTATGGACGTCTTCTTCATGAGGATTTGAGAATTCGTTCTTATGTGCTTGAAGAGCTTAGGCAGGCAGCTATTTCTAAGGTCGTTATTGAACGTCCTCATAAAAAATGTCGTGTTACGATTCATTCTGCACGTCCTGGTTTGATTATCGGTAAAAAGGGTGCTGATATCGAGAAGCTTCGTCGTAAGCTTTCAGAAATGACCAATGCTGAGACTTCATTGAATATTGTGGAGATTCGTAAGCCAGAGATTGATGCTACGATTATTGCACAGTCAATTGCTCAACAGTTAGAGCGTCGTGTTGCTTTTCGTCGTGCAATGAAGCGTGCTGTTCAATCTGCTATGCGTCTTGGCGCGGAAGGTATTCGTATCAATTGTTCTGGTCGCCTTGGTGGTGCTGAAATTGCTCGTATGGAATGGTATCGCGAAGGTCGTGTTCCACTTCATACCTTGCGTTCTGATGTCGATTACGGTACAGCAGAAGCTAAGACCGCTTACGGTATTTGTGGTATTAAAGTTTGGGTCTTTAAGGGTGAGATTCTTGAACATGATCCGATGGCTTCAGAACGTCGTGCTACGGAAGCTGATCAATCTGGTTCTTCATCGAATCGTCGCCGCGAAAATGCTTAG
- the rplV gene encoding 50S ribosomal protein L22, which yields MGKAKVPRQLKDNEAKAVTRTIRVSPQKLNLVAAMIRGKRVNVALADLTFSRKRIAATVKKTLESAIANAENNHDLDIDSLIVAEAYVGKSIVMKRFHVRGRGRASRIERPFSHLTIIVREVSEKVEAA from the coding sequence ATGGGAAAAGCTAAGGTTCCGCGCCAGCTTAAAGACAATGAAGCAAAGGCTGTCACACGAACAATTCGTGTTAGTCCGCAGAAGCTTAATTTAGTTGCTGCAATGATTCGCGGGAAAAGAGTTAATGTGGCGCTCGCTGATTTGACATTTTCGCGTAAACGTATTGCTGCTACTGTGAAAAAAACGCTTGAATCAGCGATTGCAAACGCAGAGAATAACCACGATCTTGACATTGATTCGCTTATTGTCGCAGAGGCTTATGTTGGTAAGTCGATTGTGATGAAACGTTTTCATGTTCGTGGTCGCGGGCGTGCTAGTCGAATTGAGCGTCCATTTTCACATCTTACTATTATTGTTCGTGAAGTTAGCGAAAAAGTGGAGGCCGCGTAA
- the rpsS gene encoding 30S ribosomal protein S19, with translation MVRSVWKGPFVDGYLLGKAEKVRASGRNEVIKIWSRRSTILPQFVGLTFGVYNGNKHIPVSVSEEMVGHKFGEFAPTRTYYGHGADKKAKRK, from the coding sequence GTGGTTCGTTCAGTTTGGAAAGGTCCGTTTGTTGACGGCTATCTTCTTGGTAAAGCAGAGAAGGTACGTGCAAGTGGGCGCAATGAAGTTATAAAAATATGGAGTCGTCGCTCTACTATTTTGCCGCAATTTGTTGGTTTAACTTTTGGTGTTTACAACGGCAATAAGCATATTCCTGTTTCTGTTTCTGAAGAGATGGTTGGACATAAGTTTGGTGAGTTCGCTCCTACCCGGACTTATTATGGTCATGGTGCCGATAAAAAAGCGAAGAGGAAGTAG
- the rplB gene encoding 50S ribosomal protein L2 — translation MALKQFNPTTPGQRQLVIVERSGLYKGKPVKMLTEGLSSKGGRNNRGRVTARFQGGGHKRSYRFVDFKRLKRDVLAKVERLEYDPNRTAFIALIRYEDGQLSYILAPQRLGVGDSVVAGSNVDVKPGNAMPLGNMPVGTIIHNVEMKPGKGGQIARSAGAYAQLVGRDHGMAILRLNSGEQRLVSSSCFATVGAVSNPDHGNINDGKAGRSRWRGKRPHVRGVAMNPVDHPHGGGEGRTSGGRHPVSPWGKPTKGKRTRSNKATDKFIMRTRHQRKK, via the coding sequence ATGGCACTTAAGCAATTTAATCCAACAACACCTGGGCAGCGTCAGCTTGTCATTGTGGAACGTTCTGGTCTTTATAAGGGAAAACCTGTAAAGATGTTAACTGAAGGTTTGTCTTCGAAGGGTGGACGTAATAATCGAGGTCGTGTTACTGCTCGTTTTCAGGGTGGTGGTCATAAACGAAGTTATCGGTTTGTCGACTTTAAGCGTCTTAAGCGTGATGTCTTAGCGAAAGTTGAGCGTTTAGAGTATGATCCTAATCGCACCGCTTTTATCGCTTTGATTCGCTATGAGGATGGGCAATTAAGTTATATCCTTGCACCACAGCGTCTTGGTGTTGGTGATTCTGTTGTCGCTGGTTCAAATGTTGATGTTAAACCAGGAAATGCTATGCCCCTTGGCAATATGCCGGTTGGTACAATTATTCATAATGTTGAAATGAAGCCAGGAAAAGGGGGGCAGATTGCACGTTCAGCGGGTGCTTATGCGCAGTTGGTTGGACGAGATCATGGTATGGCTATTCTTCGTTTAAATTCTGGTGAGCAGCGTTTGGTCTCTAGCAGCTGTTTTGCAACTGTTGGTGCTGTTTCAAATCCTGATCATGGGAATATTAATGATGGTAAGGCAGGTCGGTCACGTTGGCGTGGTAAGCGTCCACATGTTCGTGGTGTTGCTATGAACCCTGTTGATCATCCGCACGGTGGTGGTGAAGGTCGTACATCGGGGGGACGTCATCCGGTGTCTCCTTGGGGTAAACCTACGAAAGGTAAGCGTACGCGCTCCAATAAAGCCACTGATAAGTTTATTATGCGTACGCGTCATCAGCGCAAGAAATAA
- a CDS encoding 50S ribosomal protein L23, protein MTDLRHYDVIISPVITEKSTMISEYNQVAFNVAPKATKPEIKAAVEALFSVKVKAVNTIVRKGKVKRFKGIVGRQSDVKKAIVTLASGQTIDVSTGL, encoded by the coding sequence ATGACAGATCTTCGCCATTATGATGTAATTATTAGTCCAGTTATTACTGAAAAGTCGACTATGATTTCTGAATATAATCAAGTTGCTTTTAATGTCGCGCCGAAAGCGACGAAACCTGAAATTAAGGCTGCTGTTGAGGCGCTTTTTAGCGTAAAAGTTAAGGCAGTTAACACGATAGTCCGTAAGGGTAAAGTGAAACGTTTTAAGGGTATTGTTGGTCGGCAGAGTGATGTCAAGAAAGCGATCGTAACTCTGGCCAGTGGTCAGACTATCGACGTTTCGACAGGTCTTTAA